In the Quercus lobata isolate SW786 chromosome 5, ValleyOak3.0 Primary Assembly, whole genome shotgun sequence genome, one interval contains:
- the LOC115990012 gene encoding uncharacterized protein LOC115990012, whose protein sequence is MVTHESSTQTPQPPPKESFAWCYNFLWPMLMAVNLAVGAYLFVRTKKKDEHIEEEGATPVSIPIAKTAPAAEKTLHSPSVTKPVKLQEPIPEDQQRELFKWMLEEKRKVKPKDLEEKKSIDEEKAILKQFIRAKPIPNI, encoded by the exons ATGGTCACTCATGAGTCTTCAACTCAGACACCTCAACCACCACCAAAAGAGTCATTTGCTTGGTGTTACAACTTTCTCTGGCCTATGCTCATGGCTGTCAATCTTGCTGTTGGAg CCTACCTCTTTGTGCGGACAAAGAAGAAAGATGAGCACATAGAAGAAGAAGGTGCAACTCCAGTTTCAATCCCCATTGCAAAAACTGCTCCTGCTGCTGAAAAAACCTTACACTCACCATCCGTCACAAAACCTGTGAAGTTGCAGGAACCAATTCCAGAGGATCAGCAGCGCGAACTTTTCAAGTGGATGTTGGAAGAGAAAAGGAAGGTCAAACCAAAAGATCTTGAAGAAAAGAAGAGCATTGATGAAGAGAAAGCCATTCTCAAACAGTTTATTCGAGCAAAACCTATCCCTAATATCTAA